A genomic window from Thunnus maccoyii chromosome 2, fThuMac1.1, whole genome shotgun sequence includes:
- the chrnb3a gene encoding neuronal acetylcholine receptor subunit beta-3a — translation MKFAVAVLWFSLALGRMQAQEDFVSLAEMEDSLLRNLFRGYQKWVRPVQHANDTITVRFGLKISQLVDVDEKNQLMTTNVWLWQEWVDVKLKWNPDDYAGITSIRVPSETIWLPDIVLYENADGRFEGSLMTKAIVRWDGTITWTPPASYKSSCTMDVTFFPFDRQNCSMKFGSWTYDGNMVDLVLVDHYVDRKDFFDNGEWEILNATGVKGSRRDGVYWYPFVTYSFILKRLPLFYTLFLIIPCLGLSFLTVLVFYLPSDEGEKLSLSTSVLVSLTVFLLVIEEIIPSSSKVIPLIGEYLLFIMIFVTFSIIVTVFVINVHHRSSATYHPMAPWVKSLFLQRLPRLLCMRGHTDRYHFPDIEMRSPELKPRRGAGRRGVPGHSAGQQRGPLGGKEDENQAWLAMLEKATNSVRYISRHIKKEHFIREVVQDWKFVAQVLDRIFLWAFLTVSILGTVLIFTPALQMYLSSP, via the exons CTCAGGAGGACTTTGTGTCGCTGGCGGAGATGGAGGATTCCTTGTTGAGGAACCTTTTCAGGGGTTACCAGAAGTGGGTGCGGCCTGTCCAGCATGCCAACGACACCATCACTGTACGCTTTGGACTGAAGATCTCACAGCTGGTTGATGTG GATGAAAAAAACCAACTGATGACTACAAATGTCTGGCTCTGGCAG gagtGGGTTGACGTGAAGCTGAAGTGGAACCCAGATGACTATGCAGGCATTACCTCCATCAGAGTGCCTTCAGAGACTATATGGCTGCCTGACATCGTCCTGTATGAAAA TGCGGATGGTCGCTTTGAGGGTTCCCTGATGACAAAAGCCATTGTGCGCTGGGATGGTACCATAACATGGACCCCACCTGCCAGCTACAAGTCTTCCTGCACCATGGACGTAACCTTCTTCCCCTTCGACCGACAGAACTGCTCCATGAAGTTTGGCTCCTGGACTTATGATGGAAATATGGTGGATCTGGTCCTGGTGGATCACTATGTGGACCGCAAAGACTTCTTTGATAACGGCGAGTGGGAAATCCTCAATGCTACAGGAGTCAAAGGAAGCAGGAGAGACGGGGTTTACTGGTACCCATTTGTAACCTACTCCTTCATCCTCAAGAGGCTGCCCTTGTTCTACACCCTGTTCCTCATCATCCCATGCCTCGGCCTGTCCTTTCTTACTGTACTAGTGTTCTATTTGCCATCAGACGAGGGAGAGAAACTGTCACTTTCCACATCTGTGCTGGTGTCACTGACTGTGTTCCTCCTGGTCATAGAAGAAATTATTCCATCATCCTCAAAG GTGATCCCACTAATCGGAGAGTACCTGCTGTTCATCATGATCTTTGTCACCTTCTCCATCATCGTCACCGTCTTTGTCATTAATGTCCATCATCGCTCCTCTGCAACCTACCACCCCATGGCCCCCTGGGTAAAGAGCCTTTTCCTTCAGAGACTGCCCAGACTGCTGTGTATGAGGGGGCACACTGACAG ATACCACTTCCCAGATATTGAGATGCGCAGCCCTGAGCTGAAGCCCCGCAGAGGtgcagggaggaggggggttccTGGCCACAGTGCCGGCCAGCAGAGAGGACCCCTCGGAGGGAAGGAGGACGAGAACCAAGCCTGGCTTGCCATGCTGGAGAAAGCTACAAATTCAGTTCGCTACATCAGCCGTCACATCAAAAAGGAGCACTTCATACGAGAg GTAGTACAAGACTGGAAGTTTGTGGCTCAGGTGTTGGACAGGATTTTCCTCTGGGCCTTCCTAACAGTGTCAATATTAGGAACAGTCCTAATCTTCACCCCTGCGCTGCAGATGTACCTCAGCTCACCttaa